One Faecalicatena sp. Marseille-Q4148 DNA window includes the following coding sequences:
- a CDS encoding DUF4838 domain-containing protein yields the protein MNKTMITVLYEKESQILQFAASELKKYLEKLWVQVSILPYHTPDYFLKEIVLEVSDEFEVENEKLDDGYEICIDNLSGYIRGVNERSVLLGVYRFLKEIGFSFLRPGIFGEKAPQYLREHHVNLRELPSYRHRGICIEGAVSYENVLEMIDWLPKAGMNSYFTQFFVPYEFFRSWYEHRNNPHAVPEEVPSVEEAERFIRETVSEQMKLRGLLWHAAGHGITTAAVQVQGLGWDEDDISIVPEEFRSWLAEVSGERKLFGGIALNTHLCYSKPEVRERIANVVIEYLEKNPGVDVMHFWLADASNNSCECEDCRRRLPADWYVEMLNLVDEKMTEKGLETKIVFLSYCDLLWPPKEARIQNEDRFLFMFAPISRSYKQALPTETDAKIPEFSLNHCKMPDAVEENLAFLNGWKQVFGGDSFIYDYHYMWNLFRDWGDFYEARVLWQDIRNLEEIGLNGYMSCQETRAFAPTGLGMFILSETLWKKEQDFGELVDKYFQLAYGEHGEEIRSYVEKLSRLSYEEQPESDRAGEDPLAAEKLEAGIRLTEEMRPRLEHFMQQATGTDQVSYEYLLSHGQAAELYMQAMLERRRGKEEKAKAAYERLKIYLGVSETRWQGGFDVYWFIRHLDPLFKK from the coding sequence ATGAATAAAACAATGATAACTGTGCTATATGAAAAGGAGAGTCAGATACTGCAGTTTGCGGCTTCTGAATTAAAAAAATATCTGGAAAAATTGTGGGTGCAGGTTAGTATTCTGCCATATCACACGCCGGATTATTTTCTAAAAGAAATTGTGTTAGAAGTGTCAGACGAATTTGAGGTAGAGAACGAGAAATTAGATGATGGTTATGAAATCTGTATTGATAATCTTTCCGGCTACATCCGCGGTGTAAATGAGCGGAGTGTACTTCTTGGGGTATATCGTTTTTTAAAAGAGATTGGTTTTAGTTTTCTGCGACCGGGAATCTTTGGGGAAAAAGCGCCGCAGTATTTGCGTGAGCACCATGTCAATCTGCGGGAACTTCCGTCTTACCGTCATCGGGGAATCTGTATTGAAGGAGCGGTTTCCTATGAAAATGTACTGGAAATGATTGACTGGCTTCCGAAAGCAGGAATGAATTCTTATTTTACACAGTTTTTTGTTCCATATGAATTTTTCCGTTCCTGGTATGAACATCGCAATAATCCGCATGCAGTACCGGAGGAAGTTCCTTCGGTGGAAGAAGCGGAACGGTTCATCAGAGAGACGGTATCGGAACAGATGAAGTTAAGAGGACTCCTCTGGCACGCAGCCGGCCATGGCATCACAACGGCGGCAGTGCAGGTTCAGGGACTTGGCTGGGATGAAGATGATATTTCCATTGTACCGGAAGAATTTCGAAGCTGGCTTGCAGAAGTAAGCGGGGAACGGAAACTTTTTGGCGGGATTGCATTAAATACCCATTTGTGCTATTCCAAGCCGGAAGTGCGGGAGCGCATTGCAAATGTGGTTATTGAATATTTAGAGAAAAATCCGGGCGTGGATGTAATGCATTTCTGGCTTGCAGATGCCAGCAATAACAGCTGTGAATGTGAAGATTGCCGCCGCAGGCTTCCGGCAGACTGGTATGTGGAGATGCTGAATTTGGTAGATGAGAAAATGACAGAGAAAGGGCTTGAGACAAAAATTGTATTTCTCAGTTACTGTGATCTGCTCTGGCCGCCAAAGGAAGCAAGAATCCAGAATGAAGACCGTTTTCTCTTTATGTTTGCACCGATTTCCCGTTCTTACAAACAGGCACTGCCGACAGAAACAGATGCAAAGATACCGGAGTTTTCCCTGAATCATTGTAAAATGCCGGATGCTGTGGAGGAAAACCTTGCATTTTTAAATGGTTGGAAACAGGTCTTTGGCGGAGACAGCTTTATTTATGATTATCATTATATGTGGAATCTTTTCCGTGACTGGGGTGATTTCTACGAAGCAAGAGTGCTCTGGCAGGATATTCGGAATCTGGAAGAAATTGGATTAAATGGCTATATGAGCTGCCAGGAAACAAGGGCATTTGCACCGACCGGACTGGGGATGTTTATTCTTTCGGAGACTTTGTGGAAAAAAGAACAGGATTTTGGTGAACTTGTGGATAAGTATTTTCAGCTTGCCTACGGAGAGCATGGGGAGGAGATCCGCTCTTATGTAGAAAAACTGTCCCGCCTTTCTTATGAAGAACAGCCGGAGAGCGACCGGGCAGGGGAAGATCCTCTGGCAGCGGAAAAACTGGAGGCTGGAATACGCCTGACCGAAGAAATGCGGCCGCGGCTGGAACATTTTATGCAGCAGGCAACAGGCACAGATCAGGTATCCTATGAATATCTGTTAAGCCACGGACAGGCAGCGGAACTGTATATGCAGGCAATGCTGGAGCGAAGAAGGGGAAAGGAAGAGAAAGCAAAGGCGGCCTATGAACGTCTGAAAATATATCTTGGTGTGAGCGAGACGAGATGGCAGGGCGGATTTGATGTTTACTGGTTTATACGGCATTTGGATCCACTATTTAAGAAATAA
- a CDS encoding alpha-hydroxy-acid oxidizing protein translates to MTFQEVIEKAKGNIGPYCKACPVCNGKACRNQMPGPGAKGVGDTAIRNYDKWQEIRVNMDTITENTPVDTSLELFGQKFRYPFFAGPVGAVKLHYGDKHTDATYNDILVSACAENGIAAFTGDGVDPEVMKAAAKAISSVEGKGIPTIKPWNLETIEEKMKLVKEAGAFAVAMDVDAAGLPFLKNMNPPAGRKTVEELAEVIRGCGTTPFIVKGIMTVKGALKAKEAGAAAIVVSNHGGRVLDQCPATAEVLREIKTAVGDSMKIFVDGGIRSGTDVFKALALGADAVIIARPFVTAVYGAEEEGVKAYVEKIGAELEDTMAMCGAHALYEISPDMIR, encoded by the coding sequence ATGACATTTCAGGAAGTAATAGAAAAAGCAAAGGGAAATATCGGACCGTACTGTAAGGCATGCCCAGTGTGCAATGGAAAAGCATGCAGAAATCAGATGCCGGGACCGGGGGCGAAAGGTGTTGGAGACACAGCGATACGTAATTATGATAAATGGCAGGAAATCCGTGTCAATATGGATACAATTACAGAGAATACACCGGTAGATACAAGTCTGGAACTGTTCGGACAGAAGTTTCGTTATCCATTTTTTGCAGGTCCGGTCGGAGCTGTGAAGCTTCACTATGGAGACAAACATACGGATGCAACGTATAATGACATTCTCGTATCTGCCTGTGCAGAAAATGGAATTGCGGCGTTTACCGGTGACGGGGTAGATCCGGAAGTTATGAAAGCAGCCGCAAAAGCAATTAGCAGTGTGGAAGGCAAAGGGATTCCGACAATAAAACCATGGAATCTGGAAACCATTGAAGAAAAAATGAAATTAGTAAAGGAAGCCGGAGCATTTGCGGTAGCAATGGATGTGGATGCGGCAGGTCTTCCATTTTTAAAGAATATGAATCCTCCGGCAGGAAGAAAGACAGTGGAGGAACTTGCTGAGGTAATCAGAGGCTGTGGAACAACTCCATTTATCGTTAAGGGAATTATGACTGTCAAAGGCGCTCTTAAGGCAAAAGAAGCAGGAGCGGCAGCTATCGTAGTATCGAATCATGGCGGAAGAGTTCTGGATCAGTGTCCGGCTACGGCAGAAGTGCTCCGCGAGATCAAGACAGCTGTTGGGGATTCCATGAAAATCTTTGTGGACGGAGGAATCCGGTCCGGTACGGATGTATTTAAGGCATTAGCTCTCGGTGCAGATGCGGTAATCATTGCAAGACCATTTGTAACAGCCGTGTACGGTGCGGAAGAAGAGGGGGTCAAAGCATATGTGGAGAAAATCGGTGCAGAACTGGAAGATACAATGGCAATGTGCGGCGCCCATGCACTTTATGAGATTTCACCGGATATGATAAGATAG
- the greA gene encoding transcription elongation factor GreA — MHDQLTKSDIQKMKEEIEYRKLVVRKEALEAVKEARAHGDLSENFEYHAAKKDKNINESRIRYLERMIKTAEIISDESKEDEVGLNNTVEIYFEDEDETETFKLVTTVRGNSLAGKISTESPIGKAVLGHKVGDRVFVKVGESGGYYVQIRALDKTSDDSDALRKF; from the coding sequence ATGCATGATCAATTGACAAAAAGCGATATTCAGAAGATGAAAGAGGAAATTGAGTATCGGAAACTGGTTGTTCGCAAAGAAGCGTTAGAGGCAGTGAAAGAAGCCAGAGCCCACGGAGATCTGAGTGAAAATTTCGAGTATCACGCAGCGAAAAAGGATAAGAATATTAATGAAAGCCGGATACGGTATCTGGAACGGATGATTAAGACGGCAGAAATTATTTCTGACGAATCGAAGGAAGATGAAGTGGGACTGAATAATACGGTAGAAATCTATTTCGAAGACGAAGATGAAACAGAAACATTTAAGCTTGTAACAACAGTAAGAGGAAATTCTCTGGCCGGGAAGATCAGTACAGAATCTCCGATCGGTAAGGCTGTGCTTGGCCATAAAGTCGGAGACAGAGTGTTTGTAAAAGTTGGAGAGAGCGGCGGTTACTATGTGCAGATCCGTGCTTTAGATAAAACATCAGACGATTCTGACGCATTGAGAAAATTTTAA
- a CDS encoding glycerophosphodiester phosphodiesterase: MKGIFYTALGAVSAYVLAIIPGRKMGKASLPDVYYAHRGLHENHNGCPENTLKAFQRAVDAGYGIEMDIQLTRDGKVIVTHDMDLKRVAGIREKVDHFTYEELQEIPLFESGERIPLLEDVLKLVDGKVPLIVELKYKQGSAICEKADQLLKNYKGYYCVESFHPQVLFWYRKHRPEVMRGQLAMNYRKIEGWENPLHWALENLLFNFLTKPDFIAYDRRTPRAVAKELCRRVFQCPAVAWTIRSQEQLEAAKPYFQYFIFEGFTPEK; encoded by the coding sequence ATGAAAGGGATATTCTATACAGCTTTAGGGGCAGTATCAGCATATGTACTGGCAATTATTCCGGGAAGGAAAATGGGAAAAGCATCATTGCCGGATGTATACTATGCGCACCGGGGACTCCATGAGAATCATAATGGCTGTCCGGAGAATACGTTAAAAGCATTTCAAAGAGCAGTGGATGCCGGATATGGGATTGAAATGGATATCCAGTTGACAAGAGATGGAAAAGTTATTGTTACCCACGATATGGATTTGAAAAGAGTTGCGGGAATCCGTGAAAAAGTAGATCATTTTACATATGAAGAATTGCAGGAGATCCCTCTGTTCGAGTCCGGGGAAAGAATCCCGCTTTTGGAAGATGTTCTAAAGCTTGTGGACGGAAAAGTTCCGCTGATCGTAGAATTGAAATACAAACAGGGCAGTGCCATCTGCGAAAAAGCAGATCAGCTTTTGAAAAATTATAAAGGGTATTACTGTGTGGAATCTTTTCATCCCCAAGTTCTTTTCTGGTATCGAAAACACCGGCCGGAAGTAATGCGGGGACAGCTTGCCATGAATTATCGCAAGATAGAAGGATGGGAAAACCCGCTTCACTGGGCGCTTGAGAACTTGTTGTTTAATTTTCTGACGAAACCGGATTTTATCGCCTATGACAGAAGAACCCCGCGGGCAGTTGCAAAAGAACTTTGCCGAAGGGTTTTTCAGTGTCCGGCGGTGGCATGGACAATCCGAAGCCAGGAGCAGTTAGAGGCGGCAAAGCCTTATTTTCAGTATTTTATTTTTGAGGGATTTACACCGGAAAAATAG
- a CDS encoding transglycosylase domain-containing protein, which yields MKLLKKLLAFMILLFLLACGYLGYKGYQEYETALSAMSMEEMEQKIQSIGNYTKLEDLPETYVKAVLAVEDKRFYRHFGIDLIATCRALVNDIKAMAPVEGGSTITQQLAKNQYFSQEKKVTRKIAELFMAFKMEQSFTKDQILEMYVNSIFFGNNYYCVGDASIGYFGKLPAQMNDDECTMLAGIPNAPSVYNPVVNPELARQRQQQVIRKMERCGDVFQGRR from the coding sequence ATGAAATTATTAAAGAAACTACTGGCTTTTATGATACTGTTGTTCTTGCTTGCCTGCGGTTATCTTGGATATAAGGGATATCAGGAGTATGAGACAGCTCTTTCTGCTATGAGTATGGAAGAGATGGAACAGAAAATTCAATCCATTGGGAATTACACAAAGTTGGAGGATCTGCCGGAAACGTATGTAAAGGCAGTTTTGGCAGTGGAGGATAAGAGATTTTACAGACATTTTGGAATCGATCTGATTGCCACCTGCCGGGCTCTCGTAAATGACATAAAGGCAATGGCTCCGGTGGAAGGAGGAAGTACGATCACACAGCAGCTTGCGAAAAATCAGTACTTTTCTCAGGAAAAGAAAGTAACGCGAAAGATTGCGGAATTATTTATGGCATTTAAGATGGAGCAGAGCTTTACAAAAGATCAGATATTAGAAATGTATGTGAATTCTATCTTTTTTGGAAATAATTATTACTGCGTGGGAGATGCGAGTATCGGCTACTTTGGAAAACTGCCGGCGCAGATGAATGATGATGAGTGTACGATGTTGGCGGGGATCCCAAATGCACCGTCTGTCTACAATCCGGTTGTAAATCCGGAACTGGCAAGGCAGCGGCAGCAGCAGGTTATTAGAAAAATGGAGCGGTGTGGAGATGTATTTCAGGGGAGAAGGTAA
- a CDS encoding TetM/TetW/TetO/TetS family tetracycline resistance ribosomal protection protein, whose protein sequence is MGGQKPEKTKKHICVGLLAHVDAGKTTLSEALLYLNGAIRKAGRVDHGDAFLDNFVLERERGITIFSKQAELTMGKMQVTLLDTPGHVDFSAEMERTLQVLDYAVLVINGADGVQGHTQTLWKLLKRYRIPTFLFINKMDQPGTDRERILEELKKRLDEGCIDFLGEKEDMLEQIAMTDEDVLESYLESGDVRDKEIIQLIIERKVFPCYFGSALKMSGVEEFQKGLEIYTAGKSYPEQFGAKVFKIARDEQGNRLTYMKLTGGSLKVKELLTNRSSESQMADEIWEEKADQIRIYSGTKYDTVKEIAAGEVCAVTGLTRTYPGQGLGIEAASAQPVLQPVLTYGLILPEGTNVHEMLLKMKRLEEEEPELHIVWNEHLGEIHVQVMGEIQIEILKSLIRERYGVEVEFGTGSIVYKETITKRSEGVGHFEPLRHYAEVHLILEPGEPGSGLVFDTICSEDVLDRNWQRLILTHLGEREHPGVLSGAPITDMKITLAAGRAHLKHTEGGDFRQATYRAVRHGLKRNESVLLEPYYAFRLELPPDLIGRAMTDIQRMGGTFEPAQTEGEMTVLTGSAPVSEMRDYPREVTSYTRGRGRIFCTPGEYRPCHNTEEVLASMGYDAEQDTENPTGSVFCAHGAGYYVPWNEVEEHMHIESQMGKWQRQRAAMEQSETEISASGDTADEGSVSGSAFAGYGSWQEEKELEEIFKKTYGERRPKYVVPGGITGKSFTKPKPVREEIYDYYLLVDGYNVIHAWEDLKELAAVNLDGARTKLMDIMSNYQGYKKCNVIIVFDAYKQEGYQGDVVHYHNLDVVYTKEAETADQYIEKVVHDIGRKYKVTVATSDGLEQIIIRGQGASLLSSRELRTEIEIANAQIQEEIAEKRQKNGNYLFNYLDEDLSEYMEEIRLGKKEEKKL, encoded by the coding sequence ATGGGCGGACAGAAGCCTGAAAAAACGAAAAAACATATATGTGTTGGTCTGTTGGCTCATGTCGATGCAGGAAAAACAACCTTATCGGAGGCGCTTCTTTATTTGAACGGAGCGATCAGAAAGGCCGGACGAGTAGATCATGGAGATGCTTTTCTTGATAATTTTGTACTGGAACGTGAGCGGGGAATTACAATTTTCTCGAAACAGGCAGAGCTTACAATGGGGAAGATGCAGGTGACACTGTTGGATACGCCGGGGCATGTGGATTTTTCGGCAGAGATGGAGCGGACGCTGCAGGTACTTGACTATGCTGTTCTTGTGATTAATGGAGCAGACGGTGTTCAGGGACATACGCAGACACTCTGGAAATTGCTTAAGCGATATCGGATTCCGACATTCTTATTTATCAATAAGATGGATCAGCCGGGAACAGACCGGGAAAGGATTTTGGAAGAGCTGAAAAAACGTTTAGACGAGGGCTGTATTGATTTTCTCGGAGAGAAAGAAGACATGCTTGAGCAGATTGCTATGACCGATGAGGATGTGTTGGAATCTTATTTGGAGAGCGGAGATGTACGGGATAAAGAGATCATACAACTGATTATTGAGCGGAAGGTATTTCCGTGTTACTTTGGATCTGCGTTGAAAATGTCGGGTGTGGAAGAATTTCAGAAAGGTCTGGAAATATATACTGCAGGCAAAAGTTATCCGGAGCAGTTTGGGGCGAAGGTATTTAAGATTGCCAGAGATGAACAGGGCAACCGTTTGACTTACATGAAGCTGACCGGGGGGAGCTTAAAGGTAAAAGAATTGCTTACGAATCGATCTTCGGAAAGTCAGATGGCAGATGAAATCTGGGAAGAGAAAGCGGATCAGATTCGCATTTATTCCGGAACAAAATATGATACCGTGAAAGAAATAGCAGCAGGAGAGGTCTGCGCTGTTACCGGACTTACAAGAACCTATCCGGGACAGGGACTTGGAATAGAAGCCGCTTCTGCGCAGCCGGTACTTCAACCGGTGCTTACTTATGGGCTGATACTTCCGGAAGGGACGAATGTGCACGAGATGCTTTTGAAAATGAAGAGGTTAGAAGAGGAAGAACCGGAACTTCATATTGTGTGGAATGAACATCTTGGCGAAATCCATGTTCAAGTAATGGGAGAAATTCAGATTGAAATTCTAAAAAGTCTGATTCGAGAGCGGTACGGTGTGGAAGTAGAATTTGGAACGGGAAGTATTGTATATAAGGAAACAATTACAAAACGTTCCGAGGGAGTAGGGCATTTTGAGCCGTTAAGACACTATGCGGAAGTACATTTGATATTGGAGCCGGGAGAACCAGGCAGCGGTCTTGTATTTGATACGATCTGCAGTGAAGATGTACTTGATCGGAACTGGCAGAGATTGATTCTGACGCATCTGGGAGAACGCGAGCATCCGGGGGTGCTGTCGGGAGCTCCGATCACGGATATGAAAATTACTCTGGCGGCAGGAAGAGCCCACTTAAAGCATACAGAAGGGGGAGACTTCCGTCAGGCAACGTACAGAGCGGTCCGTCATGGACTGAAGAGAAATGAGAGTGTGCTTCTGGAACCGTATTATGCATTTCGTCTGGAACTTCCGCCGGATCTAATCGGAAGGGCAATGACGGATATACAGCGGATGGGAGGTACATTTGAACCGGCACAGACGGAAGGAGAAATGACTGTTTTGACCGGAAGTGCACCGGTATCTGAGATGAGAGATTATCCGAGGGAAGTAACGTCCTATACAAGAGGCCGGGGACGGATCTTCTGCACACCGGGAGAATACAGACCATGCCATAATACAGAAGAGGTATTGGCATCGATGGGATATGATGCAGAGCAGGATACAGAAAATCCAACCGGTTCGGTGTTCTGTGCTCATGGAGCCGGATATTATGTGCCGTGGAATGAAGTGGAAGAACATATGCATATCGAATCGCAAATGGGAAAGTGGCAGCGACAGAGGGCAGCAATGGAACAAAGTGAGACTGAAATCTCTGCGAGTGGAGATACAGCGGACGAGGGATCTGTTTCCGGAAGCGCTTTTGCCGGCTATGGAAGCTGGCAGGAAGAAAAAGAGCTGGAAGAGATTTTTAAGAAAACTTATGGAGAACGCCGACCGAAATATGTAGTGCCAGGCGGGATTACCGGGAAAAGTTTTACGAAGCCGAAGCCGGTGCGGGAGGAAATCTATGATTATTATCTGCTTGTGGATGGCTATAATGTAATTCATGCATGGGAAGATCTGAAAGAACTTGCAGCGGTGAATCTGGATGGAGCCAGAACGAAGCTGATGGATATTATGTCGAATTATCAAGGATACAAAAAATGCAATGTCATCATCGTATTTGATGCCTATAAGCAGGAAGGGTATCAGGGTGATGTGGTACATTATCACAATCTTGATGTTGTTTATACAAAAGAAGCGGAGACGGCAGACCAATATATCGAGAAAGTTGTCCATGACATCGGCCGTAAATATAAAGTGACAGTGGCAACTTCTGACGGGCTTGAGCAGATTATTATCCGGGGGCAGGGAGCTTCACTTCTGTCGTCGAGGGAACTGCGAACAGAAATTGAGATTGCGAACGCTCAGATTCAGGAAGAAATTGCAGAAAAACGGCAGAAGAATGGAAACTACCTGTTTAATTATCTGGATGAAGATCTGAGTGAATATATGGAGGAAATCCGTTTAGGGAAGAAGGAGGAGAAGAAGTTATGA
- a CDS encoding ATP-binding protein: protein MFIGREKELKFLQDKYDEKKGQLIVLYGRRRVGKTETLREFCKHKPHIFYSCTQSTDRVQLAKFSKQILREDIPAKQYISEFADWEKAFRSILDLPYREKKKLIVIDEFPYMCKGNPSIPSILQNLWDTDLKDSNVMIILCGSAMSFIEKELLAEKNPLYGRATGIYKMNKMGFYDAARFFPNYSEKDKILAYAVLGGIPHYLNQFNPDLDLAENIKRNILTKGSVLYSEVDFLLHQELRETPIYNSIIEAVALGNTKLNDISQKSLVEDTSKTSVYLKNLIELGIVEREFSVDLGTKEKANTNRGTYRLTDNFFRFWYAFGFANLSQLEDGDVDGVYEYLVEPALHEFTSLSFEDVCKEFVRELQKKNALPFRYAKMGRWTGKTTVRDKNAESGLRIAETEIDLLGIGRDAKEYFVGECKFKHSPFDYSEYLDTLAKLTPQKAKAKFYYALFSESGFDKKIEIEAENSDTIYLYDLKTIVNYNK, encoded by the coding sequence ATGTTCATCGGAAGAGAAAAGGAACTAAAATTCCTGCAAGATAAATACGATGAAAAGAAAGGTCAGCTGATTGTTTTATACGGCAGAAGGCGTGTAGGCAAAACGGAAACGCTTAGGGAATTTTGCAAACACAAACCACATATTTTCTACTCCTGTACGCAAAGTACGGACAGAGTGCAGCTTGCAAAATTTTCAAAGCAAATTTTACGGGAGGATATTCCGGCCAAACAATATATATCTGAATTTGCTGATTGGGAGAAAGCGTTTCGCTCGATCCTCGATCTGCCATACAGAGAGAAGAAAAAGCTAATTGTAATCGACGAATTTCCATATATGTGCAAAGGAAATCCGAGTATCCCATCTATTCTGCAAAACCTCTGGGATACAGATCTGAAAGATAGTAATGTAATGATCATCCTCTGTGGCAGCGCAATGAGTTTTATTGAAAAAGAATTACTTGCAGAAAAAAATCCGCTATATGGCAGAGCAACAGGTATTTACAAAATGAATAAAATGGGATTTTACGATGCTGCTCGTTTTTTCCCAAATTACTCGGAAAAAGATAAGATACTTGCTTATGCCGTACTTGGTGGTATTCCTCACTATCTCAATCAGTTCAACCCTGACCTTGACCTTGCCGAAAACATCAAACGCAATATTCTTACCAAAGGCTCGGTACTTTATAGTGAAGTAGACTTTTTGCTCCATCAGGAACTCAGAGAAACTCCAATCTATAATTCCATTATTGAAGCTGTTGCTCTGGGCAATACAAAACTGAATGATATTAGCCAAAAATCGCTTGTGGAAGACACTTCAAAAACAAGTGTCTATCTAAAAAACCTAATAGAACTTGGCATTGTCGAGCGCGAATTTTCTGTTGATCTGGGGACGAAAGAAAAGGCAAACACAAATCGAGGAACTTACCGTTTAACCGATAATTTTTTCCGTTTTTGGTATGCTTTCGGCTTTGCGAATCTATCCCAGCTTGAAGATGGGGATGTGGACGGTGTTTATGAATATCTTGTAGAACCCGCATTACACGAGTTTACTTCATTATCGTTTGAAGATGTTTGCAAAGAATTTGTGCGTGAACTGCAAAAGAAAAATGCCTTGCCATTTCGTTATGCCAAAATGGGACGCTGGACAGGGAAAACGACCGTTCGTGATAAAAACGCGGAAAGCGGATTAAGAATAGCAGAAACAGAGATTGACTTACTGGGCATCGGAAGGGACGCAAAAGAATATTTCGTGGGAGAATGTAAATTCAAACACAGCCCGTTTGATTACTCTGAATATCTCGACACCTTAGCAAAATTAACTCCACAAAAAGCAAAAGCAAAATTCTATTACGCCTTATTTTCTGAATCCGGTTTTGATAAGAAAATCGAAATAGAAGCCGAAAACTCAGATACCATCTATCTCTACGATCTTAAAACGATTGTAAACTATAATAAATAG